Part of the Ruania alba genome is shown below.
TGGTGACGATCCGCTCGGGCGCCTCGGTGACGGTGACCTCGGTGCCGCAGTTGTCCACGGTGACGGGATAGCCGGCGGAATCGGGAGAGGCTTCGGCAGAGCCATCTTCCTCAGGCGCGGGCGACGCCTCGCCGGCACAGGCCGTGAGGGCAAGGGCGAGCGGGATGGCGCACGCCAGGGCGGCGCGGCGGGGCAGCGGCACGAGGAACTCCAGGTTCAACTGAGGTGGAGGTGGCGCGCGGGACCCTCCGGCCAGATCCGGCCGGTCGACCGCGGGGCAGATCGGCCCCGGGGTGTCCGTGTGTGCAGTGTATCGAACGCCCGACGGCGGTCAGCTGCCCGGTCCTTCGATCGTCACCTCGACCTCATCACCGTCGTCCGTGGTCACGGTGGCCGTGTCGCTGAGTTGCACGGCGTCCGGGAACCACACGAGGAACCAGCCCTCCATCACACTGGCTTCGGCAAAGCTGCCGTTCTCGGTGTGGAGTTCGACCGCGTCGACGTCCTCACCCACCGTGCCGAGGAAGACCGTCATCGCACCGTGGTCGGGCGAGGGAGCCCACGGCTCACCCGTGAACGCCGAGTAGACACCGGTGCTGTCCGAGGGTTGGGGCGGGGCGCTCGTGCCAGGGTCGAAACTCTCGATGTGCGGGCGATATCCCAGGTCGGACCCCGGGTCCGGAAGCAGCACGCAGTACTGATAGGCACCAGCCTCGGAGGCTGAGAGGAGTATCTGGTGCTCGCCGCGTCGCTCGGCGAGCACGGGCGTGACCTCTGGCGCGTCCTGGTCCTCCGGCGCACCGAAGAACTGGTCCGGACAGATACTGGTGATCTCGTCCATCTCGGCGGGCCGCAGTTCGGTCGGCACCGGCGACCAGTCCGCGTACGCGGGCGCTCCGCCGTCGTCGGTCAAGGTGACGACGCCGACGGCCAGCAGAGCCGCGGCGGCCGCACCGGCCAGCATTCGGCGCGCGGCGACCGGGGGCTGCCTCGGGGTGAGCTCGGCGACCTCGTCCGCCGTGGCGGCGCTCGCGGCGATCCGGGCATTCACCTGGTTCAGGAGCGCCCGGGACTCTGCTTCGTCGACAGGGGGAACGTCCGGCTTCAGCGAACGCACGGCACGCAGCAGCGTGGAGTCGTCAGCCATGGTGTCCCCCCTTCTGTGTGGTGCGGTTCAGTAGGTGCAGCAGCCGCCGCCGAGCCCGGAACAACCGGACAGCGAAGGCCGACTTCGTGGTGCCCAGCACGGTGGCTGCCTGGTCGTTGCTGAGTTCCTCCCACGCCACGAGCGAGATGACCTCCTGCTCGGCGGGGGTGAGTCGGTTCCACGCATCGGCCAAGTCCTGACGGTTCGCGATCGACGTGGCCAGGTCGGTCTGTGGTTCCTCGGGTTGCTGGTCGATCCGGACCTTGAGCAAGAGCTGGCGGTTCTGGGCTCGCAGGTGGTTGCGCAGCACGTTGCGCGCCACCCCGAACAGCCACGGGCGCGCGTCCACGGGCACATCGTCAATCCGACGCCATGCCACCACGAACGTCTCGGCCACAATGTCCTCGGCCTCCGCCTCTGTGCGGCGGCGGATGAAGGCCAGCAACTCACGGTGATTCTCCCAGTAGAGAGTCTCGAACCGCCCCTCCGGGCCGGCCTTCATCCACCTCCTCCCCGTCCCTTACACCTAGACATGTCCGGCACCCAGGGGGTGATTACACACGACTTTTGTGTCACGATCAGATCACGCAGTGAGGCGACCCTCAGTCCGGCGTGGCTTCGTGCGTTCCCCCAGCCCTCGACGCAAGGCCAGTTCATGTATCGCTTCGCACAAATCAGATCCCGGGCCATCCTCGCCGCCTCGCTCAGCGTGGCGCTTGCTGCGGTGGCGTTCCATGTCGGGAGCACCTCACCTGCTCGAGCCGATGTGCCCGTGTCGGGTGATGCGCCCGGGGACGAGGCGCCGACAGACTCCTCCACGGTTGCGGAGTGGGAAGCCTGGGCCGAGGCGCTCGAGATCGAGGCGAACACCACGGACTGGGCAGCAGACTCGGCTGCCCGGGGGTGTGAGCTCGTCTCGATCGACATCAGGCACACCACTGTGCCAGAGAGCGAAGGGGCACCGGACGGGCTTACCGTGCCGATCGTGGAACGGACCGAGGACTGCACCGCGCCCGCCACGTTGTCTCAGCAGGACGCCCCGCAGAGTCGTACCGACTCCAGCTTGTCCACCGCTGCCTCCGCCTGTGCGAGCACGTCCGGTCCCGGCAGGATCTGCCTGAGCCGCTCCGGCAGTTACGTCACGTCCTCGTTCACCTACTACGGGTCCTCGAGCCCGAACGGGTTCATCCGGATCTACAAGCGGTCCAGCTCCTCCGGCTGCGGGACCGGTAGCACCCTCGCCACCGGGTCGCACTACACCTACTCCTACGGTGAGACACACAGTGTCTCCGCCTATGCCGGGTACGGGAACTACTCCGCCTCGTTCTGGCGCAAGCTCAGCTGGGGGCACACCAACTGGGGCACGGTCTGCGACACTCTCTGACACTCCCGCACTCGTGACACGATGAGTGCATGAGCATGCAGCCGCGCGCCGTGGTGACCGGCGCATCCACCGGAATCGGTGCCGCCACGGTGCGGGCACTGCGGGGGCGAGGGTACGCCGTCGTGGCCACGGCGCGCCGGGAAGAGCGCCTGCGGGCGCTTGCCGAGGAAACCGGGTGCGACACGGTGGCCGCCGATCTCACTGAGCCCGACGACGTCGCTCGCCTCGCCGAGCATGTGCGAGCTGGGGGCGGCCTGACCGCGCTGGTGAACAACGCTGGCGGCGCTCGCGGGGCGGACCCGGTCGAACGTGGGGACATCGATGACTGGGAGGAGATGTACCGGATCAACGTGCTCTCCACCCTGCGGGTGACGCAGGCGCTGCTGCCTGCGCTGCGGGCCGGCGGAGGCGGGGACGTGCTGGTGCTCACCTCGACCGCCGCGCACGACACCTACCCTGGCGGTGGCGGCTATGTCGCGGCCAAGCACGCCGAGCGGGTCATCGCGAACACGTTGCGCCTCGAGCTGGGCGGCGAACCGATCCGGGTGATCGAGATCGCCCCCGGGATGGTGCGCACCGAGGAGTTCTCGCTGAATCGGCTCGGCGATGCCGGTGCGGCGGACGCGGTCTACGACGGGGTGCAGAACCCGCTCACCGCCGACGACATCGCCGACGCGATCACGTGGACGCTCACCCGCCCCCGGCACGTGAACATCGACTCGATGCTGATTCGGCCGGTGGCGCAGTCGTCCAACACGCAGGTGGCGCGGCACGTCGGACTGTAGCGGCCTGCGGTCAGCGGCCGGCCACCACGTCCAGCGCCATCGCCGGGTCGTCCGTGCAGAGGGCATCGATGCCGCGGTCCCTCAGCTCGCGGGTGCGCTCGCGGGAGTTGACGGTCCATAC
Proteins encoded:
- a CDS encoding SDR family oxidoreductase codes for the protein MSMQPRAVVTGASTGIGAATVRALRGRGYAVVATARREERLRALAEETGCDTVAADLTEPDDVARLAEHVRAGGGLTALVNNAGGARGADPVERGDIDDWEEMYRINVLSTLRVTQALLPALRAGGGGDVLVLTSTAAHDTYPGGGGYVAAKHAERVIANTLRLELGGEPIRVIEIAPGMVRTEEFSLNRLGDAGAADAVYDGVQNPLTADDIADAITWTLTRPRHVNIDSMLIRPVAQSSNTQVARHVGL
- a CDS encoding RNA polymerase sigma factor, with protein sequence MKAGPEGRFETLYWENHRELLAFIRRRTEAEAEDIVAETFVVAWRRIDDVPVDARPWLFGVARNVLRNHLRAQNRQLLLKVRIDQQPEEPQTDLATSIANRQDLADAWNRLTPAEQEVISLVAWEELSNDQAATVLGTTKSAFAVRLFRARRRLLHLLNRTTQKGGHHG